A genomic segment from Dietzia psychralcaliphila encodes:
- a CDS encoding SRPBCC family protein — protein sequence MPTMHPCEPVDVTYTDTARFRFANSVAIPASPRQLFEIFEDADSWPRWAGVITKVAWTSQPPYGVGTTRTVHMLGGLVGEEEFLAWEPERRMAFRFNASSTKGIHAFAEADDIEPTDSGCRLTWTLAMHGNAATNLSISAVRPVMNLLFRQFLRRLSALAAQRYPGATR from the coding sequence ATGCCGACCATGCACCCCTGTGAACCGGTGGACGTGACGTACACCGACACCGCCCGGTTCCGCTTCGCCAACAGCGTGGCGATCCCCGCCTCGCCACGGCAATTGTTCGAGATCTTCGAGGACGCCGACTCGTGGCCGCGATGGGCGGGTGTGATCACCAAGGTGGCTTGGACCAGCCAGCCCCCCTACGGCGTGGGCACCACCCGCACCGTCCACATGCTCGGCGGCCTGGTCGGCGAGGAGGAGTTCCTGGCGTGGGAGCCGGAGCGCCGGATGGCCTTCCGGTTCAACGCCAGCTCCACCAAGGGAATCCACGCCTTCGCCGAGGCCGACGACATCGAGCCCACCGACAGCGGCTGCCGCCTCACCTGGACGCTGGCGATGCACGGGAACGCGGCGACCAACCTGTCGATCTCCGCGGTCCGGCCGGTGATGAACCTGCTCTTCCGCCAGTTCCTGCGGCGGCTCAGTGCCCTGGCGGCCCAGAGGTACCCGGGCGCGACTCGCTGA
- a CDS encoding CotH kinase family protein encodes MTADPAGASDPAGAARSAEPADSTGSADPAPPRRRLRHRLPLSLRKHWTLLAVSVVALLVVVVALGGTRIRPYITGNVDVITSSITQNVEGTVLLFDDEVAHQIHLEIDDVEYAEMIDAFERNGDKDWVTADMTIDGVFLNDVAVRLKGNSTLMGLRGEGPGGEGPGGEGPGGEGGGRQPGPPGMGQGEGMPELPEGFEPPEMPAGMPEMPEGFEPPEVPAGMPDGAQLPEMPADMEMPAMPGMDAGISADDPTSLPLLISIDKNHPGRAYQGMTELSVRPGTPVLNEAVALDLTAATGLASQRYSYSEYSINDDDSTTRLVLEHPDDGYASTAFDGSGYLYKADANSRFEYVGDDQSDYSDQFTPINSQGDGTLQPIIDLLRWVDSADDEEFAAELDQWVDVDSFATYLATQNLLSNFDDMAGPGQNYYLWYDLESTKFTVVSWDLNMSMSGDTAAGPDDTVSMGGPGGGGRMAGGPMGAVPDGAAADGGVPAEGDVPMGGAAPEGELAAGPGAGQMPGGLDQDGEQRPGGMAAGHPLKTRFLESDAFTALYEEKYWELYDTVYVSGLAAQTLENVRGSFPVSDAVDQATLDEEADALRSWIEQRTAALAEQRPV; translated from the coding sequence ATGACCGCCGATCCCGCGGGCGCCTCCGACCCGGCCGGCGCAGCCCGTTCCGCCGAGCCGGCCGACTCCACTGGCTCTGCCGATCCCGCTCCGCCGCGCCGCCGACTGCGGCACCGTCTGCCACTGTCGTTGCGCAAGCACTGGACGCTGCTCGCGGTGAGCGTGGTGGCGCTCCTCGTCGTCGTCGTGGCGTTGGGTGGCACCCGGATCCGGCCGTACATCACCGGCAATGTCGACGTGATCACCTCGTCGATCACGCAGAACGTGGAGGGAACGGTGCTGCTGTTCGACGACGAGGTGGCGCACCAGATTCATCTGGAGATCGACGACGTCGAATACGCCGAGATGATCGACGCGTTCGAGCGCAACGGCGACAAGGACTGGGTGACTGCCGATATGACGATCGACGGGGTGTTCCTGAACGACGTCGCCGTGCGCCTCAAGGGCAATTCGACCCTGATGGGTTTGCGGGGCGAGGGGCCGGGAGGCGAGGGTCCCGGAGGCGAGGGTCCCGGAGGCGAGGGGGGCGGCCGGCAGCCGGGGCCGCCCGGCATGGGACAGGGCGAAGGAATGCCCGAGCTGCCGGAAGGGTTCGAGCCGCCGGAAATGCCGGCCGGGATGCCCGAGATGCCGGAGGGGTTCGAGCCACCGGAGGTGCCGGCCGGGATGCCCGACGGCGCCCAGTTGCCGGAGATGCCGGCCGACATGGAGATGCCCGCGATGCCCGGGATGGACGCCGGGATCTCCGCCGACGACCCGACCTCGCTACCGCTGCTGATCAGCATCGACAAGAACCACCCGGGTCGGGCGTACCAGGGCATGACGGAACTGTCCGTCCGCCCGGGCACGCCCGTGCTCAACGAGGCGGTCGCGCTCGACCTCACCGCCGCCACCGGTCTGGCGTCCCAGCGCTACAGCTATAGCGAGTACTCGATTAACGACGACGACTCCACCACGCGACTCGTGCTGGAGCATCCCGACGACGGCTACGCCTCCACTGCCTTCGACGGCTCCGGCTACCTCTACAAAGCGGACGCCAACTCGAGGTTCGAGTACGTCGGCGACGACCAGTCGGACTATTCGGACCAGTTCACGCCGATCAATTCGCAGGGCGACGGCACCCTGCAGCCGATCATCGACCTGCTGCGCTGGGTGGACTCCGCCGACGACGAGGAGTTCGCCGCCGAGCTCGACCAGTGGGTTGACGTGGACTCGTTTGCCACCTACCTGGCCACGCAGAATTTGCTGTCCAACTTCGACGACATGGCGGGCCCGGGCCAGAACTATTACCTCTGGTACGACCTCGAGTCGACGAAGTTCACCGTGGTGTCCTGGGATCTGAACATGTCGATGAGCGGGGACACCGCCGCCGGGCCGGACGACACCGTCTCGATGGGCGGACCCGGAGGCGGCGGGCGGATGGCCGGTGGTCCGATGGGCGCGGTGCCCGACGGCGCTGCCGCAGATGGCGGCGTTCCTGCGGAAGGTGATGTTCCGATGGGCGGCGCTGCGCCGGAAGGCGAGCTGGCAGCGGGTCCCGGCGCCGGTCAGATGCCCGGTGGGCTTGATCAGGACGGGGAGCAGCGTCCCGGCGGGATGGCCGCGGGCCACCCGCTCAAGACCCGCTTCCTCGAGTCCGACGCCTTCACGGCGCTGTACGAGGAGAAGTACTGGGAGCTCTACGACACGGTCTACGTAAGCGGGCTCGCGGCGCAGACGCTCGAGAACGTCCGAGGATCATTCCCGGTGAGCGACGCGGTGGACCAGGCGACGCTCGACGAGGAGGCGGATGCGCTGCGCAGCTGGATCGAGCAGAGGACGGCGGCGCTGGCCGAGCAGCGGCCTGTCTGA
- a CDS encoding DUF4956 domain-containing protein — MTIDFQDLSGTFTTFDVAMSLTLSFVLASIIGWVYRRTHRNVSYSQSYVQTLIIVAMVIAMIMLVVGSNIARAFALVGALSVVRFRNAIKETRDVGFIFLVMAVGMAAGTRFYLLAAVATVGICLVILLMHRFNWFSLDVQRQVVKVQVPPGPEYHALVEDALVRHCSEFELVSTESARGGALTELNFTAQLKKGSSSADLIAALNEVNSGQRVTVLTGYDQTDL; from the coding sequence ATGACCATCGATTTCCAGGACCTCAGCGGGACCTTCACCACCTTCGACGTGGCGATGTCGCTGACGTTGTCCTTCGTGCTCGCCTCGATCATCGGCTGGGTCTACCGGCGCACCCACCGCAACGTCTCCTACAGCCAGTCGTACGTGCAGACGCTGATCATCGTGGCGATGGTGATCGCGATGATCATGCTGGTGGTGGGCTCCAACATCGCCCGGGCCTTCGCGCTGGTGGGTGCGCTCTCGGTGGTCCGCTTCCGCAACGCCATCAAGGAGACCCGGGACGTCGGGTTCATCTTCCTGGTGATGGCCGTGGGCATGGCGGCCGGCACCCGCTTCTACCTGCTCGCCGCGGTGGCGACCGTGGGCATCTGCCTGGTGATCCTGCTCATGCACCGGTTCAACTGGTTCTCGCTGGACGTGCAGCGCCAGGTGGTCAAGGTGCAGGTGCCGCCCGGGCCCGAGTACCACGCGCTCGTCGAGGACGCGCTGGTGCGGCACTGTTCGGAGTTCGAGTTGGTCTCCACCGAATCCGCGCGCGGCGGGGCTCTGACCGAACTGAACTTCACGGCCCAACTCAAGAAGGGCAGCTCCTCCGCGGACCTCATCGCCGCCCTGAACGAGGTCAACTCCGGTCAGCGGGTCACCGTGTTGACCGGGTACGACCAGACGGACCTGTGA
- the resB gene encoding cytochrome c biogenesis protein ResB — MSEPRTAASRSPLAGVTAFLRNSWRTLTAMRTALILLFLLAVAAIPGALLPQRSLNEGNVNEYIAETGWLGELYDRLQLFDVFSSLWFTAIYVLLFISLIGCLTPRCFELVRQLRTPPPLTPRNLARLPHHAAYRTTASPEQAAEQVQSQLKGWRVRRNNGDGRVPGTIELSSERGYTREVGNIVFHFGLLALLIMFAAGKFVYAEGMRVIVANAESPAFCNTTPSAYDTFRAGLLVDGTDLEQFCIKIEDFRADYLPNGQAEMFTSNVRFTEEVSTTDPQTWEPYEMRVNHPLRIGSTRVYLQGHGFAPTFTVTFPNGETRTDTQHWQPTELQTFLSSGIMRFDPPAGLYPDLAERRTQQIAVQGLFAPTASFDGTILSSRFPRMDDPAVAIDVYQGDAGLDTGRPQSVFSLDSDLIETGVLERQARVNLFPGESTTLPDGTEVRFDGAEEFINIQVSEDPTQIWVGVSAAVMMAGLVLSLMVRRRRIWARVTVDDDGVTRVDLGGLAKTDRSGWGSEFDELRDRLVAAAAVTPVLPESPDSGHTATSRGTAGDAPRKDDTR, encoded by the coding sequence ATGTCAGAGCCCAGAACCGCCGCCTCCCGCTCCCCGCTGGCAGGCGTTACCGCTTTCCTGCGCAACTCGTGGCGCACCCTCACCGCCATGCGTACGGCGTTGATCCTGTTGTTCCTGCTCGCCGTGGCGGCGATTCCGGGTGCGCTCCTGCCCCAGCGCAGCCTCAATGAGGGCAACGTCAACGAGTACATCGCCGAGACCGGCTGGCTGGGCGAGCTCTACGACCGTCTGCAGCTGTTCGACGTCTTCTCCAGCCTGTGGTTCACCGCCATCTACGTGCTGCTGTTCATCTCGCTGATCGGCTGCCTCACCCCGCGCTGCTTCGAGCTGGTCAGGCAACTGCGCACGCCCCCGCCGCTCACGCCCCGCAACCTCGCGCGCCTGCCCCACCACGCCGCGTACCGCACCACCGCCTCTCCCGAGCAGGCCGCCGAGCAGGTCCAGTCCCAGCTCAAGGGCTGGCGGGTGCGGCGGAACAACGGCGACGGCCGCGTCCCCGGCACCATCGAGCTCTCCTCCGAGCGCGGTTACACGCGCGAAGTGGGCAACATCGTCTTCCACTTCGGCCTTCTGGCGCTGCTCATCATGTTCGCGGCCGGCAAGTTCGTCTACGCCGAGGGCATGCGGGTGATCGTCGCCAACGCCGAGTCGCCGGCCTTCTGCAACACCACCCCCAGCGCCTACGACACGTTCCGTGCGGGCCTGCTGGTCGACGGCACGGATCTCGAGCAGTTCTGCATCAAGATCGAGGACTTCCGCGCCGACTACCTGCCCAACGGCCAGGCCGAGATGTTCACCTCCAACGTGCGCTTCACCGAGGAGGTCTCGACCACCGATCCGCAGACGTGGGAGCCGTACGAGATGCGGGTCAACCACCCGCTGCGCATCGGCTCCACCCGCGTCTACCTGCAGGGTCACGGCTTCGCGCCGACGTTCACGGTGACGTTCCCCAACGGCGAGACCCGCACGGACACCCAGCACTGGCAGCCCACCGAGCTGCAGACCTTCTTGTCGTCGGGCATCATGCGCTTCGACCCGCCGGCCGGCCTGTACCCGGACCTGGCCGAGCGTCGCACGCAGCAGATCGCCGTGCAGGGACTGTTCGCCCCCACCGCGTCGTTCGACGGCACCATCCTGAGCTCGCGGTTCCCGCGCATGGACGACCCGGCGGTGGCGATCGACGTCTACCAGGGCGACGCTGGCCTCGACACCGGCCGCCCGCAGTCGGTCTTCTCGCTGGACTCGGACCTCATCGAGACGGGCGTCCTCGAGCGCCAGGCGCGCGTCAATCTCTTCCCCGGCGAGTCCACCACCCTCCCCGACGGCACCGAGGTCCGGTTCGACGGCGCGGAGGAGTTCATCAACATCCAGGTCTCCGAGGACCCCACGCAGATCTGGGTGGGTGTCTCGGCCGCGGTGATGATGGCCGGGCTGGTGTTGAGCCTGATGGTGCGGCGCCGCAGGATCTGGGCGCGCGTGACCGTCGACGACGACGGGGTGACCCGAGTCGACCTGGGAGGCCTCGCCAAGACCGACCGATCGGGCTGGGGCTCGGAGTTCGACGAGCTCCGGGACCGGCTGGTCGCCGCGGCGGCCGTCACACCCGTCTTGCCCGAGAGTCCTGACTCGGGACACACTGCAACCAGTCGCGGCACCGCCGGCGACGCTCCGCGGAAGGACGACACCCGGTGA
- a CDS encoding TetR/AcrR family transcriptional regulator, which translates to MEATRSTTTTRTGEREQPARGGADGGEAGGATGAAGGAQPGRGDTRGGAAGASPREEKLRGYRHQIIHAAEREFGKAGFAATPMNAIAATAGLSLATVYKSFSGKAEIWDALHRTRMDALLEVVNETDTGEPGLERLLTGLRRVFLFLAEQTAYLDMNLRAGGGWASSTEGAHGIQRTVWSSGLEVIAAGMQAAADRGELAGLDPRIAAGMAISALQVWLSEWVASGRVDDPEVLVDDMTRRLRLMLTTADAGATT; encoded by the coding sequence GTGGAGGCCACAAGGAGTACGACGACGACGAGGACCGGTGAGCGTGAACAGCCGGCTCGGGGCGGTGCAGACGGCGGAGAAGCAGGCGGTGCGACAGGCGCGGCAGGGGGTGCGCAGCCGGGGCGGGGCGATACGCGAGGCGGTGCGGCTGGCGCGAGCCCCCGTGAGGAGAAGCTCCGCGGGTACCGGCATCAGATCATCCACGCCGCGGAACGGGAGTTCGGGAAAGCCGGGTTCGCCGCCACGCCGATGAACGCGATCGCGGCCACCGCCGGGTTGTCGCTGGCCACCGTGTACAAGTCCTTCTCCGGCAAGGCGGAGATCTGGGACGCTCTGCATCGCACGCGGATGGACGCCCTGCTGGAGGTCGTCAACGAGACCGACACCGGGGAGCCGGGTCTCGAGCGCCTGCTCACGGGTCTGCGACGTGTGTTCCTCTTCCTCGCGGAGCAGACCGCCTATCTCGACATGAATCTCCGCGCCGGCGGGGGGTGGGCGAGCAGCACGGAGGGCGCCCACGGAATCCAGCGCACGGTGTGGAGCTCCGGGTTGGAGGTGATCGCCGCAGGCATGCAGGCCGCGGCGGACCGGGGGGAGCTCGCCGGACTCGATCCGCGCATCGCCGCGGGGATGGCGATCTCCGCGCTCCAGGTCTGGCTGTCCGAGTGGGTGGCGTCGGGTCGCGTGGACGACCCGGAGGTGCTGGTCGACGACATGACGCGGCGGCTGCGTCTCATGCTGACGACCGCCGACGCAGGCGCGACCACCTGA
- a CDS encoding polyphosphate polymerase domain-containing protein produces MASPTQNAPTPHAFNRYEIKYLIDELAVPALREELAARMDGDPYSPHGGYPVSSLYYDTQNLSFYWEKIEGLRFRRKLRMRLYGDPADCTDTSTVHVEIKQRVNRVTQKRRLALPYATARDWLDDRHRPDCPPERQGYVNEVSNLVSTLDLRPVATTGYLREAFVGREADTGLRVTIDHRVHGRDRDFHFASGGENRFIIPPKLAIVELKANERVPYWATDLAARLDLSVVRISKYCRSVETFGLAPRSLYGAPELMAT; encoded by the coding sequence ATGGCATCGCCCACACAGAACGCACCCACGCCGCACGCCTTCAACCGCTACGAGATCAAGTACCTGATCGACGAGCTCGCGGTCCCCGCCCTCCGCGAGGAACTGGCCGCCCGGATGGACGGCGACCCGTACTCGCCCCACGGTGGCTACCCCGTGAGCTCCCTCTACTACGACACCCAGAACCTGTCGTTCTACTGGGAGAAGATCGAGGGCCTGCGCTTCCGCCGCAAGCTCCGGATGCGGCTCTACGGCGACCCGGCCGACTGCACCGACACCTCGACGGTCCACGTGGAGATCAAGCAGCGCGTCAACCGCGTCACGCAGAAGCGTCGGCTCGCACTGCCGTACGCCACCGCCCGCGACTGGCTGGACGACCGCCACCGCCCGGACTGCCCGCCCGAGCGGCAGGGGTACGTCAACGAGGTGAGCAACCTGGTCTCGACACTGGACCTGCGGCCCGTCGCCACCACCGGCTACCTGCGGGAGGCGTTCGTGGGTCGCGAGGCGGACACGGGCCTGCGCGTGACGATCGATCACCGCGTTCACGGCCGGGATCGTGACTTCCACTTCGCGTCCGGCGGCGAGAACCGGTTCATCATCCCGCCCAAGCTGGCGATCGTTGAGCTGAAGGCGAACGAGCGGGTGCCCTACTGGGCCACCGACCTCGCGGCCCGCCTCGACCTGAGCGTGGTCCGGATCTCCAAGTACTGCCGGTCCGTCGAGACGTTCGGCCTCGCGCCCCGCTCCCTGTACGGAGCCCCCGAACTCATGGCCACCTGA
- a CDS encoding sensor histidine kinase has product MPSSPDPLDSSSSPSSTPAAPTPRRRAVPLRVSLVLLTVVLTALALLVSGVAVTRALEASMLERTDASLLQAERGWARPMGDLPAEVPPPPPRAPGPESPPSRYFVQVRDASGAVAVQINDEDSAPDLDSLDPDTPTTVPSTGDGSTSWRALRFDGPGGESVTVAIPLTENRAVVQRLVYLQVGIGIVVLALLALAAYATVHRSLRPLREVERTAAAIAGGDLSRRVPERDPRTEVGTLAAAVNAMLSRIQTSMADAAEAEDAARSSAEAAQESEANAVRSEAAMRRFVADAGHDLRTPLTTIRGFAELHRQGASGDTDRLMRRIEAEAQRMGVMVEDLLTLARLDEQRPLAREQVDLLGLAADAVHDARLLAPDRRIGLEVIDGPGTPEVLGDDARLRQVLGNLVDNALAHTPPDADVTVRVGTLGDDAVLEVADRGPGMTPEQASRAFERFYRADTSRTSSTGGSGLGLAIVRSLVEAHGGSASVETAAGQGATFRVLLPRVQA; this is encoded by the coding sequence ATGCCCAGCTCGCCGGACCCGCTCGACTCGTCGTCGTCCCCCTCGTCAACCCCGGCCGCGCCCACCCCGCGGCGTCGCGCGGTCCCGCTGCGGGTCAGTCTGGTCCTGCTCACCGTGGTCCTGACGGCCCTCGCGCTGCTGGTCTCGGGGGTCGCCGTCACCCGCGCGTTGGAGGCCTCGATGCTCGAGCGGACCGACGCCTCGCTGCTCCAGGCCGAGCGCGGGTGGGCCCGCCCGATGGGTGATCTGCCCGCCGAGGTGCCGCCCCCGCCGCCGCGGGCGCCCGGTCCGGAGAGCCCGCCGAGCCGGTACTTCGTGCAGGTCAGGGATGCGAGCGGTGCGGTCGCCGTCCAGATCAACGACGAGGACTCCGCGCCTGACCTGGACTCGCTGGACCCGGATACCCCGACGACCGTCCCATCGACTGGGGACGGTTCGACCTCCTGGCGGGCTCTGCGGTTCGACGGCCCGGGCGGGGAGAGCGTGACGGTCGCGATCCCGCTGACCGAGAACCGGGCCGTGGTCCAGCGGCTGGTCTACCTGCAGGTGGGCATCGGGATCGTGGTCCTGGCGCTGCTCGCGCTGGCCGCCTACGCGACCGTGCACCGGAGCCTGCGGCCACTGCGGGAGGTGGAGCGGACGGCGGCTGCGATCGCGGGCGGCGACCTGTCCCGCCGGGTGCCGGAGCGCGATCCGAGAACGGAGGTCGGGACGCTGGCCGCCGCGGTCAATGCCATGCTCTCCCGCATCCAGACCTCGATGGCCGACGCCGCCGAGGCCGAGGACGCGGCCCGGTCGTCCGCCGAGGCAGCCCAAGAGTCGGAGGCCAACGCGGTGCGGTCCGAGGCGGCGATGCGCCGGTTCGTCGCCGACGCCGGTCACGACCTCCGCACCCCCCTGACGACGATCCGCGGGTTCGCCGAGCTGCACCGGCAGGGCGCCTCGGGCGACACGGACAGGCTGATGCGGCGCATCGAGGCCGAGGCGCAGCGCATGGGCGTGATGGTGGAAGACCTGCTGACCCTGGCGCGGCTCGACGAGCAGAGGCCGCTAGCCCGCGAGCAGGTGGACCTGCTGGGGCTGGCCGCCGACGCGGTCCACGACGCGCGGCTCCTCGCCCCGGACCGGCGCATCGGGCTGGAGGTCATCGACGGGCCCGGCACACCGGAGGTGCTCGGCGACGACGCGCGACTGCGTCAGGTGCTGGGCAACCTGGTCGACAACGCCCTGGCCCACACCCCACCGGACGCCGACGTGACGGTGCGGGTGGGCACCCTCGGCGACGACGCGGTGCTCGAGGTGGCCGATCGCGGACCGGGGATGACGCCGGAGCAGGCCTCCCGCGCCTTCGAGCGCTTCTACCGGGCCGACACCTCCCGCACCAGCTCGACCGGGGGGAGCGGGCTCGGGCTGGCGATCGTGCGGTCACTCGTGGAGGCGCACGGCGGGTCGGCCAGCGTGGAGACCGCCGCCGGGCAGGGTGCGACGTTCCGAGTGCTGCTGCCGCGGGTGCAGGCCTGA
- a CDS encoding response regulator transcription factor, whose protein sequence is MHVNAAARIATDRTPEARVLVVDDEESIVELLSVSLRFQGFEVETASTGAEAIDKARSFRPDAVILDVMMPVMDGFDAVKRLRADGCDAPVLFLTARDAVADRVAGLTLGADDYVTKPFSLEEVVARLRTILRRSGTLSGAERSSRLTYADLELDEDSHEVHKAGRPVALSPTEFTLLRYLMVNAGTVLSKARILDHVWDYDFGGDGGVVESYVSYLRKKIDTGEPRLIHTIRGVGYVLREPR, encoded by the coding sequence GTGCACGTGAACGCCGCAGCGAGAATCGCCACCGACCGGACGCCCGAGGCCCGAGTCCTGGTGGTCGACGACGAGGAGAGCATCGTCGAGCTGCTGTCGGTCTCCCTGCGATTCCAGGGTTTCGAGGTCGAGACCGCCAGCACCGGTGCCGAGGCGATCGACAAGGCGCGCAGCTTCCGCCCCGACGCGGTGATCCTGGACGTGATGATGCCGGTCATGGACGGCTTCGACGCGGTCAAGCGGCTGCGCGCGGACGGCTGTGACGCGCCGGTGCTGTTCCTCACCGCGCGGGACGCCGTGGCCGACCGGGTCGCCGGGCTCACCCTGGGGGCCGACGACTACGTGACCAAGCCGTTCAGCCTCGAGGAGGTGGTGGCACGGTTGCGCACGATCCTGCGTCGCTCGGGCACGCTGTCCGGGGCCGAGCGCAGCTCGCGGCTGACCTACGCCGACCTGGAACTCGACGAGGACAGTCACGAGGTCCACAAGGCGGGCCGGCCCGTCGCGCTCTCGCCCACCGAGTTCACCCTGCTGCGGTATCTGATGGTCAACGCCGGGACGGTGCTGTCCAAGGCGCGCATCCTTGACCACGTGTGGGACTACGATTTCGGGGGCGACGGCGGGGTGGTCGAGTCCTACGTGTCGTACCTGCGCAAGAAGATCGACACCGGGGAGCCGCGGCTCATCCACACCATCCGCGGCGTCGGCTACGTTTTGCGCGAACCACGCTGA
- a CDS encoding SDR family oxidoreductase: protein MDLQGRSVLVTGGGSGIGAGVTEELARRGALVTIIGRDSGRLTETARRIGEATGRPDAVRAHPADVTDEDQVSSAVAAAVEHGGGLDGVVACAGGSETIGPLTQTDTEAWKRTVDLNINGMMYTLKHSARALVSRGGGSFVAISSIAASNTHRWFGAYGVTKSAVDHLVRLGADELGASRVRVNGIRPGLIETELVAPVLADPALAEDYRVSTPLPRIGRVGDVANLATFLLADESEWITGQVINVDGGQMLRRGPDFSPMLEPLFGADGLRGVVAEE from the coding sequence ATGGACCTCCAGGGCAGATCAGTTCTCGTCACCGGTGGTGGGAGTGGAATCGGAGCGGGAGTGACCGAGGAGCTGGCGCGTCGCGGTGCGCTGGTCACCATCATCGGACGGGACTCCGGGCGACTGACCGAGACCGCGCGGCGCATCGGCGAGGCCACCGGACGCCCGGACGCGGTCCGCGCGCACCCCGCCGATGTGACGGACGAGGACCAGGTGAGCAGCGCCGTCGCGGCGGCCGTGGAGCACGGCGGCGGACTCGACGGCGTGGTGGCCTGCGCCGGGGGCAGCGAGACGATCGGGCCCCTCACCCAGACCGACACCGAGGCCTGGAAGCGGACTGTCGACCTCAACATCAACGGCATGATGTACACGCTCAAACACTCGGCACGCGCCCTGGTCTCGCGGGGCGGCGGGTCGTTCGTGGCCATCTCGTCGATCGCCGCCAGCAACACCCACCGCTGGTTCGGCGCCTACGGCGTGACCAAATCCGCGGTGGACCACCTCGTCCGACTGGGCGCGGACGAGCTCGGGGCGAGCCGGGTGCGGGTCAACGGCATCCGGCCGGGGCTCATCGAGACCGAGCTGGTGGCCCCGGTCCTCGCTGACCCGGCCCTTGCGGAGGACTACCGGGTCAGCACGCCGCTGCCCCGGATCGGCCGGGTCGGCGACGTGGCCAACCTCGCGACCTTCCTCCTGGCCGACGAGTCGGAGTGGATCACCGGGCAGGTGATCAACGTCGACGGCGGGCAGATGCTGCGCCGGGGACCCGACTTCTCCCCGATGCTGGAGCCGCTCTTCGGCGCCGACGGCCTTCGCGGAGTCGTGGCCGAGGAGTAG
- the ccsB gene encoding c-type cytochrome biogenesis protein CcsB, with amino-acid sequence MNTLLLAQGLPIDETLSTYSDLAFRTSFGIYVLALIASLIYYAGFRVAKVSDRELVGAGGPGLTGSGLTESTSLTDTGDENRASAGSMRWARIAHLFVIVGFVFQATALVLRGLATDRFPWGNMYEFILGTTLLAMGAGLILLRKPALQVVWPFMLVPVLVLLFFGGTHLYSDAAPVVPALRSYWLPIHVSIIALGSGILLIPGVVSIMYLLRVWQPQGQEKGWAAPLTRPLPAAETLDRLAYRTTVIGFPIFGVGILLGAVWAESAWGRFWGWDPKETASFISWVLYAGYLHARATSGWGPKKAAWINIAGFAVLVFNLFFINIVVSGLHSYAGLN; translated from the coding sequence GTGAACACTCTGCTACTCGCCCAGGGCCTGCCCATCGACGAGACGCTCTCGACATACAGCGACCTGGCGTTTCGCACCTCGTTCGGCATCTATGTCCTGGCGCTGATCGCCTCCCTGATCTACTACGCGGGATTCCGCGTGGCCAAGGTCTCCGACCGCGAGTTGGTGGGCGCCGGCGGACCGGGGCTGACCGGGTCGGGGCTGACCGAGTCCACCTCGCTGACCGACACCGGTGACGAGAACCGGGCCTCGGCGGGCAGCATGCGGTGGGCGCGGATCGCGCACCTGTTCGTGATCGTCGGGTTCGTCTTCCAGGCCACCGCCCTGGTGCTGCGTGGGCTGGCCACGGACCGGTTCCCGTGGGGGAACATGTACGAGTTCATCCTGGGCACCACGCTGCTGGCCATGGGCGCGGGGCTGATCCTGCTGCGCAAGCCAGCCCTCCAGGTGGTGTGGCCGTTCATGCTGGTGCCGGTGCTGGTGCTGCTGTTCTTCGGCGGGACGCACCTGTACTCGGACGCCGCTCCGGTGGTGCCCGCACTGCGCTCGTACTGGCTGCCGATCCACGTGTCGATCATCGCGCTGGGTTCGGGCATCCTGCTCATCCCCGGCGTGGTCTCGATCATGTACCTGCTGCGCGTCTGGCAGCCGCAGGGTCAGGAGAAGGGCTGGGCTGCGCCCCTGACCCGGCCGTTGCCCGCGGCCGAGACGCTCGACCGGCTGGCGTACCGCACCACGGTGATCGGCTTCCCGATCTTCGGCGTGGGCATCCTGCTGGGCGCGGTCTGGGCGGAGAGCGCGTGGGGTCGCTTCTGGGGCTGGGATCCCAAGGAGACGGCGTCCTTCATCTCCTGGGTGCTCTACGCCGGGTACCTGCACGCCCGCGCGACCAGCGGCTGGGGCCCCAAGAAGGCGGCGTGGATCAACATCGCCGGGTTCGCGGTGCTGGTGTTCAACCTGTTCTTCATCAACATCGTGGTCTCGGGCCTGCACTCCTACGCCGGCCTGAACTGA